A stretch of Prunus dulcis chromosome 6, ALMONDv2, whole genome shotgun sequence DNA encodes these proteins:
- the LOC117631204 gene encoding clathrin light chain 2-like: protein MSSFGSGSTRPFDDDGYKGYDPRLASKQFDSFSNFDADSVNDSSPIFSNQPYLAGDNAFSSHPVPRTQSLPSMFSKGGPSLPSPAEMEPDEGFPLKEWWRRNVLELEEKEKKEKEKLQRIIEEAEAYKVEFYRKRQLSVEKKKASNRESEKVFVENQEKFQAEAEKNYWKAIAELIPREVAAIEKRGKKRDKDKEKKASVVVVQGSKPGKPTDLTRMRQILVKLNYNPPQHMKPKPEPTAQPKQDAKAIVINEAAVAAV, encoded by the exons atgtcATCGTTCGGATCCGGGTCGACCCGCCCGTTCGACGACGACGGGTACAAGGGCTACGATCCTCGGCTCGCGTCCAAGCAATTCGACTCGTTCTCGAACTTCGACGCCGACTCCGTCAACGACTCGTCGCCGATCTTCTCCAACCAGCCATACCTTGCCGGAGACAACGCGTTCAGCTCTCATCCGGTGCCGCGAACTCAATCGCTGCCGTCGATGTTCTCCAAAGGCGGACCGTCGTTGCCGTCTCCGGCTGAGATGGAGCCGGACGAGGGCTTCCCACTGAAAGAGTGGTGGAG ACGAAACGTGCTTGAGttggaggagaaggagaagaaggagaaagagaagttGCAGAGGATAATCGAAGAAGCAGAGGCTTACAAGGTGGAGTTCTACAGGAAGCGTCAGCTCAGcgttgagaagaagaaagcgtCGAACAGAGAAAGCGAGAAGGTGTTTGTGGAAAATCAAGAGAAATTTCAAGCAGAAGCTGAGAAAAATTACTGGAAAGCAATCGCAGAGCTTATACCTCGCGAGGTGGCAGCGATAGAGAAGAGGGGGAAGAAGAGAGACAAAGACAAAGAGAAGAAGGCTTCCGTGGTTGTGGTTCAGGGGTCAAAGCCTGGGAAGCCAACCGACCTCACGAGAATGCGTCAGATTCTTGTGAAGCTTAATTACAATCCCCCTCAGCACATGAAGCCCAAACCAGAACCAACAGCTCAACCCAAACAAGATGCTAAAGCAATTGTGATTAATGAAGCTGCTGTAGCTGCTGTTTAG
- the LOC117631203 gene encoding putative serine/threonine-protein kinase isoform X1: protein MVCGCFGGVFNRSKEGNASGSSAQAQGITTSNVRLFSYNSLRSATRNFHPSSRIGGGGYGVVYRGVLRDGTQVAIKCLSAESKQGANEFLTEINVISSMRHPNLVELIGCCVEDNHRILVYEYLENNSLASSLLGSRSKYVFLDWPKRAAICLGTATGLAFLHEEAEQHIVHRDIKASNILLDANFHPKIGDFGLAKLFPDNVTHLSTRVAGTEGYLAPEYALLGQLTKKADVYSFGVVLLEIISGRSSSKAAFGEQLQVLVEWTWKLREEERLLEIVDPELTAYSEAEVMRFIKVALFCTQGAAQQRPTMKQVVEMLSKEVHINENALLEPPKPREQASRKFGGPSSSGTSSSHSGKRKQSSANPDITSTRSLIYDDTETQMLPR, encoded by the exons ATGGTTTGTGGTTGCTTCGGCGGTGTGTTCAATAGGAGTAAAGAAGGGAATGCTTCCGGGTCGTCCGCCCAGGCACAAG GGATTACCACCAGCAATGTAAGGCTCTTTTCTTATAATTCATTGAGATCAGCTACTAGGAATTTTCATCCATCAAGCAGGATAGGAGGAGGAGGTTATGGAGTTGTCTATAGG GGAGTTCTAAGAGACGGTACCCAAGTTGCAATCAAGTGTCTTTCTGCAGAATCTAAACAAGGAGCAAATGAATTTTTGACAGAGATTAACGTGATATCAAGTATGCGACATCCAAACCTTGTTGAGCTCATTGGTTGCTGCGTGGAGGACAATCATCGAATATTGGTATATGAATATCTGGAGAACAACAGTCTTGCAAGTTCTTTGCTTG GTTCAAGAAGTAAATATGTTTTTCTAGATTGGCCAAAGAGAGCTGCGATTTGCCTTGGTACAGCTACTGGTCTTGCATTTCTTCATGAGGAAGCTGAGCAACATATTGTCCATAGAGATATCAAGGCTAGCAATATACTTCTTGATGCAAATTTCCATCCTAAAATTGGAGATTTTGGGCTGGCAAAACTTTTTCCAGATAACGTCACTCATCTTAGTACTAGAGTGGCGGGAACAGA GGGATATCTGGCCCCAGAATATGCACTTTTGGGACAGCTTACAAAGAAAGCAGATGTGTACAGTTTCGGGGTGGTCTTGCTTGAGATAATCAGTGGCAGAAGTAGTAGCAAGGCAGCCTTTGGGGAGCAACTGCAGGTTCTGGTCGAATGG ACATGGAAActaagagaagaagaaaggctGCTGGAAATTGTTGATCCAGAATTGACTGCATATTCAGAGGCTGAGGTCATGCGGTTCATTAAGGTTGCCCTGTTCTGTACTCAAGGAGCCGCGCAACAAAGACCAACAATGAAGCAAGTGGTGGAAATGCTTTCCAAAGAGGTCCACATAAATGAGAATGCCCTGCTAGAGCCCCCAAAGCCAAGGGAGCAGGCATCCCGGAAGTTCGGCGGTCCCAGTTCGTCGGGTACATCATCGTCTCATTCAGGGAAACGCAAGCAATCATCGGCGAATCCCGACATAACTTCCACCCGCTCATTGATCTACGATGACACCGAAACACAAATGCTTCCCAGATGA
- the LOC117631203 gene encoding cold-responsive protein kinase 1 isoform X2, translating into MLPGRPPRHKGVLRDGTQVAIKCLSAESKQGANEFLTEINVISSMRHPNLVELIGCCVEDNHRILVYEYLENNSLASSLLGSRSKYVFLDWPKRAAICLGTATGLAFLHEEAEQHIVHRDIKASNILLDANFHPKIGDFGLAKLFPDNVTHLSTRVAGTEGYLAPEYALLGQLTKKADVYSFGVVLLEIISGRSSSKAAFGEQLQVLVEWTWKLREEERLLEIVDPELTAYSEAEVMRFIKVALFCTQGAAQQRPTMKQVVEMLSKEVHINENALLEPPKPREQASRKFGGPSSSGTSSSHSGKRKQSSANPDITSTRSLIYDDTETQMLPR; encoded by the exons ATGCTTCCGGGTCGTCCGCCCAGGCACAAG GGAGTTCTAAGAGACGGTACCCAAGTTGCAATCAAGTGTCTTTCTGCAGAATCTAAACAAGGAGCAAATGAATTTTTGACAGAGATTAACGTGATATCAAGTATGCGACATCCAAACCTTGTTGAGCTCATTGGTTGCTGCGTGGAGGACAATCATCGAATATTGGTATATGAATATCTGGAGAACAACAGTCTTGCAAGTTCTTTGCTTG GTTCAAGAAGTAAATATGTTTTTCTAGATTGGCCAAAGAGAGCTGCGATTTGCCTTGGTACAGCTACTGGTCTTGCATTTCTTCATGAGGAAGCTGAGCAACATATTGTCCATAGAGATATCAAGGCTAGCAATATACTTCTTGATGCAAATTTCCATCCTAAAATTGGAGATTTTGGGCTGGCAAAACTTTTTCCAGATAACGTCACTCATCTTAGTACTAGAGTGGCGGGAACAGA GGGATATCTGGCCCCAGAATATGCACTTTTGGGACAGCTTACAAAGAAAGCAGATGTGTACAGTTTCGGGGTGGTCTTGCTTGAGATAATCAGTGGCAGAAGTAGTAGCAAGGCAGCCTTTGGGGAGCAACTGCAGGTTCTGGTCGAATGG ACATGGAAActaagagaagaagaaaggctGCTGGAAATTGTTGATCCAGAATTGACTGCATATTCAGAGGCTGAGGTCATGCGGTTCATTAAGGTTGCCCTGTTCTGTACTCAAGGAGCCGCGCAACAAAGACCAACAATGAAGCAAGTGGTGGAAATGCTTTCCAAAGAGGTCCACATAAATGAGAATGCCCTGCTAGAGCCCCCAAAGCCAAGGGAGCAGGCATCCCGGAAGTTCGGCGGTCCCAGTTCGTCGGGTACATCATCGTCTCATTCAGGGAAACGCAAGCAATCATCGGCGAATCCCGACATAACTTCCACCCGCTCATTGATCTACGATGACACCGAAACACAAATGCTTCCCAGATGA
- the LOC117632985 gene encoding cell wall protein RBR3-like, which yields MEVSVELRARERSFGKVVNVNDRDEELALFLEMRRREKDKEKNTNFLLRPNKNADELDAIAAPLDSDNRGGSEVSRIVGPVAPQRKSRMDEFLNSENEKSDYDWLLTPPATPLFPSLDSEALKTAISQTEVPNDRVSGPKSRLANIKPEPTSRGNIASKHPTLTSGLNSSSIGNRRPSSSGGPAAAPRRSATPTGRSSLPSSTKPSRSSTPNSRATLSSVKPMASTVRSSTPSRSIARSSTPTARPSVPASKSTSRSATPTHRPSSSIATTLSAPSGRSSSATKPRPTSSKNPVPSRGSSPTVKPRPVKSSEMPGFSLDAPPNLRTSLPQRPASASRDRPGAPSFRSSSVIAGNSNGKPRQPSPSSGRASYGSATANGNSHRVISRPSSNDSDDVNPVLIGTQMVERVVNSRKLAPPKQNDHHTTQNNSAGKSLSSESSGFGRNLSKKSFDMAMRHMDIRRSMTGNLRPVLTNVPASSVYSVRTRPAKSKTTSATDSPLATCSNASSEPSVSNIPVSLEGCEIEDVDLGSEGGNSSPASHQGR from the exons ATGGAAGTGAGCGTGGAGTTGAGGGCACGAGAACGAAGCTTCGGGAAGGTGGTGAATGTGAATGACAGAGATGAAGAGCTCGCTTTGTTTCTCGAGATGCGAAGGCGCGAGAAggacaaggaaaaaaataccaaCTTTCTCCTCCGTCCTAACAAGAACGCTGATGAGCTCGATGCTATTGCTGCGCCTCTTG ATTCTGATAACCGTGGAGGTTCAGAGGTTTCTAGGATTGTTGGACCTGTGGCGCCGCAGAGAAAGAGCCGAATGGATGAGTTTTTGAATTCAGAGAATGAGAAATCTGATTACGATTG GCTTCTTACTCCCCCTGCTACCCCACTTTTTCCATCCTTGGATTCGGAAGCACTGAAAACTGCGATCAGTCAGACTGAGGTTCCTAATGACCGTGTATCCGGTCCGAAATCTAGG CTAGCAAACATCAAACCAGAACCTACTTCAAGGGGCAATATAGCATCTAAGCATCCAACATTGACATCTGGTCTGAATTCTTCCAGTATTGGTAACAGAAGGCCCTCATCATCTGGAGGGCCAGCAGCTGCTCCTCGTAGATCTGCAACACCAACTGGACGGTCCTCATTACCTTCATCAACCAAGCCCTCAAGATCCTCCACCCCAAATTCACGAGCTACCTTGTCATCCGTTAAGCCTATGGCTTCTACAGTGAGGTCTTCAACTCCTTCTAGGTCCATTGCTCGTTCTtctacaccaactgccagaccTTCTGTACCAGCTTCCAAGTCAACATCAAGATCAGCAACACCAACCCATCGACCAAGTTCATCAATTGCAACTACCCTATCTGCTCCTTCTGGTCGATCTTCTTCAGCAACAAAGCCACGTCCCACAAGTTCAAAAAATCCCGTGCCATCACGTGGAAGTTCCCCAACAGTAAAACCTAGGCCTGTGAAATCATCTGAGATGCCTGGTTTCTCACTTGATGCTCCACCAAATTTAAGAACATCACTGCCACAAAGGCCGGCTTCAGCCTCTAGGGATCGGCCTGGAGCACCAAGTTTTAGGTCATCTTCGGTTATTGCTGGTAATTCTAATGGAAAACCAAGACAGCCATCACCTTCTAGTGGTCGGGCTTCATATGGTAGTGCCACTGCTAATGGGAACTCCCATCGAGTCATAAGCAGACCATCTTCCAATGACAGTGATGATGTAAACCCTGTACTTATTGGAACACAAATGGTTGAGAGAGTAGTAAACTCGAGGAAACTGGCACCACCTAAGCAAAATGACCACCACACTACTCAGAACAATTCTGCTGGGAAGTCTCTGTCCTCTGAAAGCTCTGGCTTTGGAAGAAACCTTTCAAAGAAGTCCTTTGATATGGCTATGAGGCACATG GATATAAGGCGAAGCATGACAGGTAATCTACGGCCAGTTTTGACGAATGTTCCGGCTTCCTCTGTGTACAGCGTCAGAACGAGACCAGCAAAAAGCAAAACTACTAGTGCTACGGACTCTCCCCTTGCTACATGCAGCAATGCCAGCTCCGAACCAAGTGTCAGCAATATTCCTGTTAGTTTAGAGGGGtgtgaaattgaagatgttgatCTTGGAAGTGAGGGAGGAAACTCCTCCCCTGCAAGCCACCAAGGTAGGTGA